In a genomic window of Telopea speciosissima isolate NSW1024214 ecotype Mountain lineage chromosome 5, Tspe_v1, whole genome shotgun sequence:
- the LOC122662805 gene encoding chaperone protein dnaJ 11, chloroplastic-like, which produces MASPASLYEVLGIQRGATCQEIKAAYRRLARVCHPDTVATDRKDTSANEFIKIHAAYSTLADPQKRADYDRDLFSRQPIYRSPSSTSVYAASSMSRFSGYTCRNWETDQCW; this is translated from the coding sequence ATGGCTTCGCCGGCATCCCTTTATGAGGTGCTTGGTATACAAAGGGGCGCTACCTGTCAGGAGATCAAGGCGGCGTATCGTCGGTTGGCGCGTGTTTGTCATCCCGATACGGTAGCGACAGATCGGAAAGACACATCCGCCAATGAGTTCATTAAGATCCACGCCGCCTATTCCACGCTTGCCGATCCTCAGAAGCGCGCTGATTACGATCGAGACCTCTTCAGCAGGCAACCAATTTATAGATCTCCGTCGTCTACCTCTGTTTACGCGGCGTCTTCTATGTCTAGATTTTCTGGCTATACTTGCCGGAATTGGGAGACCGATCAGTGCTGGTAG